One stretch of Aythya fuligula isolate bAytFul2 chromosome 24, bAytFul2.pri, whole genome shotgun sequence DNA includes these proteins:
- the NXPH3 gene encoding neurexophilin-3, whose translation MHFPRSCIVLLIQGSIALLVSCGQEEPGEGAEQHEPKPQERARAQKARGLLSPETLLAPAVLQNVTLVELVSSSRELWDILDNLSERDHAPHPRDRRDLGPASGKLKKIFGWGDFYSNIKTVKLNLLITGKVVDHGNGTVNVFFRHNSTGQGNISVSLVPPTKAVEFDLEQQIFIEAKESKIFNCRVEYEKVDRAKKTTLCTYDPSKTCSHEHTQSHVSWVCSKPFKVICIYITFYSIDYRLVQKVCPDYNYHSDVPYYPSG comes from the exons atgcatttcccTCGGAGCTGCATCGTCCTCCTCATCCAGGGGAGCATCGCGCTGCTG GTGAGCTGCGGCCAAGAAGAGCCAGGGGAAGGTGCAGAGCAGCACGAGCCCAAGCCCCAGGAGAGAGCCCGAGCGCAGAAGGCGAGGGGGCTGCTCTCCCCAGAGACCCTCCTGGCTCCAGCCGTGCTGCAGAACGTGACCCTGGTGGAGCTGGTGAGCAGCTCGCGGGAGCTGTGGGATATCCTGGATAACCTCTCGGAGCGGGACCATGCTCCTCATCCCAGAGACCGGAGGGATTTGGGGCCAGCCTCGggcaaactgaaaaaaattttCGGCTGGGGAGATTTCTATTCCAACATCAAGACGGTGAAGCTGAACCTGTTGATCACGGGGAAGGTGGTGGATCACGGCAACGGCACGGTCAACGTCTTCTTCCGCCACAACTCGACGGGGCAGGGGAACATCTCCGTCAGCCTCGTCCCCCCCACCAAGGCGGTGGAGTTTGACCTGGAGCAACAGATCTTCATCGAGGCCAAAGAATCCAAAATCTTCAACTGCCGCGTGGAGTACGAGAAGGTGGACCGCGCCAAGAAGACCACGCTCTGCACCTACGACCCCTCCAAGACCTGCTCCCACGAGCACACCCAAAGCCACGTCTCCTGGGTCTGCTCCAAGCCCTTCAAAGTCATCTGCATCTACATCACCTTCTACAGCATAGACTACCGGCTGGTGCAGAAGGTGTGCCCCGACTACAACTACCACAGCGACGTGCCCTACTACCCCTCGGGATGA